ATTAGCATTCACTAATCTGTTTGTGAGGAGGGGTTGACGGAAGGATGGATAACAGGGGAAGGATTGAAGAAGAGGGATTGGGTATACTCTTCTTTTGGCAAGAAGGATAAGGATTCAAGGAGGGATTGACTCCTTATGTGAAAATCTATCGCATGCTACACAAGAAGCTGTTATAGTTGGCTTTATATAATTTGGCTGCTGGTATGAGTTAGCATTTCTAAAAACATGAATTTCCGTCCATGGTTGTATGGATttggtaaaaagaaaaattaaatcctGGAACTATTTTCCTCATTTTTACCCGCTGTGAATATTTATGCAGTATGAACATTTTTATCATAGAAATTTCGCATTTCTTTTCTCTGATTGCTTTTGTTTCCATAAAGATGTCTCTGCACATAGTTTTTACGATTCCTAACCTCTAATATTGACGTGTGCATCGAAACCTCAAGTGCAGCATGATCATTAAATTTGCTGTTGGTATTGTGGCTGAGGTAATTAAGAAAATAGAACCAAATGTTTATCCAACAGGGGTCTTGCATTCATTATTTGATGGCAATTCTTTGTTGTTATTCAATAGTTATGTGTTCAGGTTTCTGATGaggaacaataaataaaaaaaattaaagtaggaGAGAAATAAGTtataaagaaagaagctaagaattaaaagcaaaaacgaGGGGAAAAAGCTAGGAAGAAAAGAGAACTTAGGAAGGGAAAAATCTATCAATTTTTATCTAATCATCAAAACTGTCTcacaaactaaaaaagaaatatataaataaatagcgTTACCATAAATTATCCAATTATTGGGCtcaactcatcaattaaaaCCATCTTACATAAATaactgaaataaataaaataaaacaatgaaatagATCTAAATGAGTTTAGTCTCCCAACCAAAGAGTAATAGACTGCGTCATTCTACATTGTCTTTGTCTATGTACTCATGTAATCTGAGGTGTGGATTCAGTGTTTCCACTGACTATTTCAAGTTGGAGAAATTTGAACCCCTTGAGTGTAGCTTTGGACACCTCTGATAATATTCTCAAAGATTTTAGTTAATCTGCTGCAAAGTATCTTTAGTGATCCAAGTGTAATTTAAATCAAGTTGGCTCATCTAATGAACTAGAAATCGTTGAACCTTACCATTCGTgataaaaataacttgtttatCTAGAAtagtatcaatatttttttgttgtgttgagATTAGGTGAAAGGGGTAGATGTTTCAATAAAATCGTGAGGAGAGAAGTTAGGTGACATCTCAAAGGGATCATTTGGAATAAAATATGGTTTCTATTATGCAACTAAATCCTCAACATTAAATGTAGAGCTAATGTCAAAATCAAGTGGTAAATCAAGAATACAAACATTTAGACCAGCCCGTTGTAGCACTTTGAATGCCCTAACACCACGTGCATACAATTTCCAATTAGTTTCCGAAGAAAACATTGATTTCCATCATGCTCttgtcaatattttaatttccttaTTTCATTTCAAGGGCTTTCTAGTTTTGTCTTAGCGCATAAATCTTTTTCAAGAACAAATCTTTAAAGACTTGGTTTTGTTAATGAAAACTGAAATTTTCAATATATGCATTAAAATAGTTCTTCAAGTAAGTCCCTTTAAGGATTTTATCACTTTTAGAGTGTGAGTTATCTTTAGGTAAGGATTTTACTAAAGGTGACCTTTTGTTTCAGCTTTTAAAGTggtttcaaatatttatttgaaaatctatataaaatcaaagtttgctttgtgtatatatatatatatatatatatatatatattttatattttgcatgAATAAAAACGGGTCACTACTCATTTTATCACTTCACATGAAAGGTAAGATCATCGTTTATCAACTCAAATTGTATGTGCTTGATtaaaaatgatttctaaaagCATGTGATATGGACTGTGACTATAAGGTATAAAAGAAATAGATGTTTTGAggcttaaaaaaatgtttaagagtttaaagacttaggaTCACTTTTAtgcaatcttttttcttttgtgaagTTGTCTCATGGACTTCGTTTAGATAGACTCTCTTTATTAATGAAGAGTCTCGCCTCAAGATCTTTGCCTCAGTCTTGGAGCATCatcaaatcattatttttttttcttttattttctttcatttgttcCTTCTTTTTCGCTTCCTAGTTcgcattcttttttcttgttttatgatGATGCCCCCTAGTGTtaggatttgatttttatagatCCATGTATGCATTTTGACAGTTTGCTCACATTTTCTTTTTGCCCCCAATGGGGGTGTAATCCTAGTTAGGGTTTTTTACgaagaaaaatttattcaagCTCAAATAAGATTACAAGGGATATACtcttagaaagtgaagggataaaAAGATGAcatttcttcatttcaaacacgtatcttatatatatatataattgtccTTTTTCCGAAAGAACTTGTGGGTGATTACTAAGTTACTACCAACCATTTATCCatgcaatttaaaattttgagacAAGTTTTATCTTATAGTTTTAGTTTAAACTAAAACTATAAGATAAAACTTGTCTCAAAATAGCATTTTAACTAAAACTATAAGATAAAACTTGTCtcaaaatagcattttaaaTTGCATAGATAAATGGTTGGTAGTAACTTAGTAATCACCCACAAGTTCTTTTggaaaaagtatatatatatatatatatatatatatatatatatatataaaggtttgTTACATGAAGAATTAATGGTCAAACTTCACTTTATTGATTTGGGAAAAAATTGGATACAGTGtacgtaatatttttttttttatatagaatcaTAATTCATAGATTTAGCTAGATCTTATCCATTCATTCTAAACAACATTAGAGCtctttttgagaaaattatccTTACTACATAAGGATCCTCGTAGTTTGGTATTCATTTTCTCTAGTCTTCTTCATCCATTCAACATTAGATTCCCTACATGGAACACTTAAAGGCCAAACCATCTTGCTATATGctttagtcatttttttttctactaaagCTGGTGATGAAAAATCACAGTTCCCCTTTTCTTACTGATGAGGTTTATCTATTCATATCTCACTTTGATCTTTTTGGCCTCTTCCAGCACAAAATCTATCAAAAATCTCAAAGACAATATTTCTACTTTCAAAGACATCACAACCTTCAtttcatatactaaaaaaatatagggtAGCTCCCATTGAAATTCTAACTACAACGCAATATGcgtgaagaaaaaataacaacatcTCATGTCAATCTTTGTCAGTGACCATGATCTTCTaaacaatctttttgacatttgtGTTGGCAGCTTCtacaatgtttattttttgcttgTATGGTGAGGAATTAGAATGTTTGATGTTTCATTTGGTACAAAGCTTCACTATTATATTGTCTTGACTCTTTTTTCaaagttcttatagtttttaattttattctttatatcaaatttatgttttttttcaaatggtaataatatttttttaaaaaaatttaataataataacaataacaataacaaaaaaaaaacaataaacaacaataacaacaacaataatgataattttattttacctttcaaatcaaatttatggtttttttttgtagtaataatatttttttcaaatttattaataataatataaataataatgaatataataatacttataatattattaataataataaacatgttTGACCTATGTCTAAGTGAGTCTAGCAAACATACATATTTTCCCCCATAGGGGCATGATTATATCTTCATTGTtgtttttaagacaaaaaaagacCCTAAcctaaatgttaaaattttatgcaCCGAAGAGCAAATAAGTATCTATACTACAGCCTGAAAAACTCAAAGAAAccaataaacaacaacaacaacaacaacaacaataatgataattttattttacctttcaaatcaaatttatggttttttttttttgtagtaataatattttttttcaaatttattaataataatataaataataatgaatataataataataataataataataataataataataataataataataataataataaaaaacatgtttgaccCATGTTTAAGTGAGTCTagcaaacatatatattttcccCCATGGGGGCATGATTGTATCTTCATTGTtgtttttaagacaaaaaaaagaccCTAAcctaaatgttaaaattttatgcaCTGAAGAGCAAATAAATATCTATACTATAGCCTAAAAAACCCAAACAAACTATTTTGTCCACAATTATTATTGCAATGTCAAATATATCTTATGGAAAAGACAATCCTACCCCAACTACATGCTTAGCAAGTTTCTTTGGcaagagaaaaattatattattacacTACTCTAATCTACAGTGATCCATGTTTAGGTCAATAGTacccttcaaattaaatttatggtttttttcactaataatagttttttttttcaaatttattaacaacaacaataatttttaattttacccttcaaattcaaatttatgattttttttcgatagtaataatatatttttaaaatttattagtaataatgaatataataataataataataataataaacatgcttgactcaagtttaagtgggtctggCAAGCATATGTATATTTCCCTCCAGGAACATGGTTGTTTCTTCACTGTTTATCTattttgaaaagacaaaaaaagattaaaattttgtgCTGAAGTGTAAATCAATATCTATATTACAACTCAAAAAAAACTCGAATATACCATTTTGCCTATAATAATTTTTGCAATGCTAAATATATCCCATGAAAAAGATAATCTTACCCCAACTGTATGTTTAGCAAGTTTCTTTAGTAAGGACAATTATGTCATTATAATGCTACAATCCACAATGGATATCGGTGTCTAAGTAAACAGTacatttcaattcaaatttatggttttttttttccagtagtaataatttgttttcaaatttagtaataataataataataataattttccttttcgaattaaatttatggtttgtttcaatagtaataatatttttattttttttaataattatattaataataatgaatataataatattattaaacatgtCAAACCCATGTTGGTTAGGTTTAGCAAGCATGCATATTTTCCCCTCATGGGCATGAttgtattttcactttttttttttttttgaaaagacaaaagaagCTCCTAAcctaaagattaaaattttttgcCCTGAAGTATCAATACTATAGTCCAAAAAAAACCCGAACGGATCATTTTGtccccaattatttttttaatgccaaATGTATTTCATGGAAAAGACAATCCAACATTCATCTGCAGGCTTAGCAAGTTGTTTTTGGCAAAAACAATTATGTATGTTATTACACTACTCTAATCCACAATAGTACATGTCTAAAtgttattaaaagataaacaatctttttatattgtataatgCGCTACATCAACTTACATTACACAGTTTCCTGATCGATCTGGTTTTTATACAATAGTGTAATCTTGTAGTGAATTATATAGTGATGGAACCATCATTCATGTCACATTGCGAATTGCATTTTCAATGTATTGCGTTGCCGTTGTTAGTTTTATCCGTTTTGGGTTGGTACAAGTCCACGGACATCAGAGGAAGAAATTTCTGGCCATATCCCACAGACCATCTTCATTgaatttaatatcaatttagaTAGTGGATTTCTCTACTCAACAACATATTTATATTAGAAATTATCCCGTGTGATTTAATCAATTAACAGAGTGATGCATTCAACTAAGCTTTTGATCGATTTCAAACAAGcaaaatttatgaattaaacATTTTTCGTCATCTGGCTCCTTTGATCGGCCCTAATTTTTGCTGCCACTACCAGTACTGTATGTTCATAGCTCCCAGTACAATGAGATTGTTTCTGAATTTCCTTTCTGCTTTTCTGATAAATTTCCAGTCAATATTTTACTATTAAAGGTAAGGTTAGGTAAGGTTGCAAAATGAACCGTGAAGAAACTAAATAATATCAGAACAAATAATTGGCAATACAGAAGACATTGTATATATGTATGGATTCATTTGCATAGAGGGTTTAACTGTACCTTTGTCACAGAAAGGTGTTATTATCTGGATGGCAtgaacttattattattattatattattattaattataacacgaaaaaataataaagtaaaacagCAAGACCCTtctgaaagaaaggaaaataaaagaaaagaaaaggcaaaggtAAATCCTAGTAAGCAATCGATGGATCAGCTACCCGGAAGCAACCTCTCTTATGTGTTCATAATCACTTTTTTATTAAcctcaagatatatatatatatatatatatatatatatatatgtccaaGAAACTCTATAATGATGGATTCATCGGTTTGAAGTTTCACCTTTGAGATGAATGCTGTTGCAATCCCCGTCGTCCACATTTCTCAAAGGTGTCAAGAGGTCAGATAGAACAACTTGAAGAGAGGAGACTTTTTCTTTGAGTTGGGAATTCTCTTGAAGAGTCTGGTGGTTACTTTCTAGTAAGTGGATAACCTTCTCAGAGAGCTGATGGTTCATGTTTTGAAGCTGATTAACCCGATACTGGAGATCTTCAATTTGCTTCTTTCTTCGCATACGCGATCTTCGAGCGGATTCTCTGTTGGATATCATCCTCCTTAGCTTCTTCTCGTTGGAAATTCCGAGCTGTTGATCCCTCGGTTCAGCTAGAGTAGAGTCTGTACTGACAGATGATGTGTTTGGAGAGGGAATATGAAGTGGGACATGAATTAGAGAATTCGTTAAGAACTTATCGAAGAGACTTGAGATGGATTCTGGATTTTCAGATATATTTTCCTGGGATGGGGTGTTGTTTGTGGATTCAACAATGGGCTGCATTTTCAGGCTGGTCGCAGAAGGATATTGTTTTTGTATGGGATTAGGGAAAGTGAATAGATTATGAACCAAGTTTGCATGAGGCAGACCCTGGAATTTCTTGATTTCATGTGGCTCCATGGCTATTATCGATCACTGACTTGAACACAAAACAGATTGAAGGAAGGAGTGGAGTTTTTAAAGTTGATCCTTTGGCAAATATATTAGCGGTAGTAGTTTCTTGTCATACAAGTATCATATGCTTCTTTAGTAATATTGCAGCTAGAATTGGTATGCATGAAATTAAAGCATGTATCCAAATTTGgacatttgatttaatattgtCAACATCAGCTTCAATTGATGTTCTTATTGAGGATACGTGAACGATCAAATTAAGAGAGGAAATGACAAAATTTTCTACCTTTTATAAtgctaaaaaaggaaaaacaaccaTATAGACAAATGGGAGCTAAATGACTTCTTAAATTCGCAACTTCTAGATCAGTTTCATTTGTATGCTTTCGATGATTGATTTCGGCTATTGAATGCAAGAGGATTTCGAGCTGTTGTGTTGCCGAAAGATGGTGAGGAATTCTGCTGAGacaattttgttaaataatttacGAATTTCTCGGCTCTTATTGCATGTACTTCAAGTTAAGGGCACTTGTTCTTTAttcttcttaattattattgtttatggTACTTTCAAATCAGAACTTATGCCGTAACAATaccgtttatttttatttttgtttttgttttggttttgtgtTTGTCTCTACAATCTGCATTAGGAAGTGAAATGGTAGCTAAAAGGAAATTAATCGGATTGTATTTGGTAGGAAAtagggttttttattattattattattaacgcaGTGTTAAAACCAGCTTACATGTACCTTGACTAATACCACAAACCCTGAAATCAATGACCATATAAGTCTCCAGTAACCCTGAAGTTTATAAAACTCGAATCGATTATTCTAGAAAGTAAACTTAGAATCTGACcagttaaattatatcttttagaattaaaaaaataagattttttgttaattactgATGAGTGAAACAATCAACTTCTATAATCCCTGGCTTAATTTGATTGTAGAAATGATCCCGCAGCTCcttttcatgaaaaaagaaaaaagaaaagtaagagAGATCAAAAAGTAGTAAACTCTATATTTGTTATGTTGCGTGCAACCGGCCTTGGCTTCTCTTCAAATGTAGAATTGTTTAATTACAGTAACTGAATTTTGACAAACAACCGTAAAACTAGGTGACTGGACTTTAATCTATAGctttataaatttgaaagaaaaaaaaatatatatagtcatGAAATTATTACTAGTGATTTCTAGCAAATGCGTCTATACAttcttcaaataatatatatatatatatatatatatatatatatatatatatatatatatatatataaagtctaGTATTCTAATTAACATTTTTAGAATACATGTTAAGCAACTATTTAATACTTTAATTCTAATCAATCAgtgttttcttatttgtttatgATTTATCATAAACACTTAAGAATATTaccatataaaataatagttatttaatatgtttaattataaatatttggttttttttttacacaaattaataataaatgaagttgtttatatatatcataaacaCTTAAGAATATTACCATATAAAATgaatcctttatatatatatatatatattgaaaaataaattaatagttttctttacatttatgaactttaattagaaaaatattattttctatgaatcattgtcattcttttcaatatttccgtttttaatatcatttggcAGCTTCtgattgtaaatatttttttcttgtttcttgctacaacacaaatattttcttctaaaaaattataacttttttttatcattttttccttcttaatattgtacatttaaaaatttagtaaatgGAGTCAATTAAATATACCTATAAAAGAGATTATATGCTTTGTTGGTAACCATTAAAGTAGTGATTGAATACATGGAAAGGCAAAAAATCACTGCTTGCCCCTTCTAATTAGTTTTGGTTCATagtagcattttttattttaaactttatgatGAACTAA
The sequence above is drawn from the Populus alba chromosome 15, ASM523922v2, whole genome shotgun sequence genome and encodes:
- the LOC118037377 gene encoding basic leucine zipper 8; the protein is MEPHEIKKFQGLPHANLVHNLFTFPNPIQKQYPSATSLKMQPIVESTNNTPSQENISENPESISSLFDKFLTNSLIHVPLHIPSPNTSSVSTDSTLAEPRDQQLGISNEKKLRRMISNRESARRSRMRRKKQIEDLQYRVNQLQNMNHQLSEKVIHLLESNHQTLQENSQLKEKVSSLQVVLSDLLTPLRNVDDGDCNSIHLKGETSNR